A single region of the Nisaea sediminum genome encodes:
- the flhB gene encoding flagellar biosynthesis protein FlhB — protein sequence MSDQDQGDKTEEASARKLSQAREKGQVLSSKEVNNFAILLGATIVVGLVGPFTMRGLTESLLIFIERPDMIDVAGSGAVMIDMLLGVGLAIAPALALLVVLAALGILMQIGWLLSPESIQPKLEKISPISGAKRLFSLKSVVELLKGVVKMILVGFVAYLIVSPEFTRIELMVQMDIKELLDETHMVAIEIFIGVLAVAAVIAVVDYLYQRYEFMNQMKMSKQEVRDEHKQTEGDPHVKARLRQLRMERARTRMMAEVPKATVVITNPTHYAIALKYDMEQMSAPRVVAKGVDAVALRIREIANENEVPIVENRPLARALYDNAELDEEIPEDYYKAVAEVISYVFKMNQTYVPIN from the coding sequence ATGTCCGATCAGGACCAGGGCGATAAGACAGAGGAAGCGTCTGCGCGAAAACTCTCGCAGGCGCGCGAGAAAGGCCAGGTACTCAGCTCCAAGGAGGTGAACAACTTCGCCATTCTCCTGGGCGCTACGATCGTCGTCGGGCTGGTCGGGCCTTTCACGATGCGCGGCCTGACCGAGTCGCTGCTCATCTTCATCGAGCGCCCGGACATGATCGATGTCGCGGGCTCCGGCGCGGTGATGATCGACATGCTTCTCGGGGTCGGCCTCGCAATCGCGCCGGCGCTGGCTTTGCTCGTCGTGCTCGCCGCGCTCGGTATCCTGATGCAGATCGGCTGGCTGCTGTCCCCCGAATCCATTCAGCCGAAGCTGGAGAAGATCTCGCCGATCAGTGGCGCCAAGCGTCTGTTCAGCCTGAAGTCGGTGGTCGAGCTGCTGAAGGGTGTCGTGAAGATGATCCTGGTCGGTTTCGTCGCCTACCTGATCGTCTCACCGGAATTCACCAGAATCGAGCTGATGGTCCAGATGGACATCAAGGAGTTGCTGGATGAAACCCATATGGTGGCGATCGAGATCTTCATCGGTGTGCTGGCCGTCGCCGCCGTGATCGCGGTCGTCGATTATCTCTACCAGCGCTACGAATTCATGAACCAGATGAAGATGTCCAAGCAGGAAGTGCGCGACGAGCACAAGCAGACGGAAGGCGATCCGCATGTGAAGGCGCGGCTGCGCCAGCTGCGCATGGAACGGGCCCGTACCCGCATGATGGCGGAGGTTCCGAAGGCAACGGTGGTGATCACCAACCCGACCCATTACGCGATCGCGCTGAAATACGACATGGAGCAAATGTCGGCACCGCGCGTCGTCGCCAAAGGAGTGGATGCGGTCGCGCTCAGGATTCGCGAGATCGCGAACGAGAACGAAGTCCCCATAGTCGAGAATCGGCCGCTTGCCCGGGCGCTGTATGACAACGCGGAACTCGATGAGGAAATTCCCGAGGACTATTACAAGGCGGTGGCTGAAGTGATCAGCTACGTCTTCAAGATGAACCAGACCTACGTGCCGATCAATTGA
- a CDS encoding flagellar biosynthetic protein FliO: protein MGFEVYLRFFLAFAFTIGLIGAVYWIARRYAGRFGIVRAHTAGRLSLTGQFSLDTRRRLVLVRRDDREHLLLLGPNNDLLIESGISPDPDSFAAALRGATVPVTTTDTDKSL from the coding sequence ATGGGTTTCGAGGTCTATCTCAGGTTTTTCCTCGCCTTCGCCTTTACCATCGGCTTGATCGGCGCGGTTTACTGGATTGCCAGGCGGTATGCCGGGCGCTTCGGAATCGTGCGCGCGCACACCGCCGGGCGCCTGTCCTTGACCGGACAGTTCTCCCTCGACACGCGCAGGCGCCTGGTGCTGGTGCGCCGCGACGACCGCGAGCACCTTCTGCTGCTCGGCCCGAACAACGACCTGCTGATCGAAAGCGGGATATCTCCGGATCCGGACAGCTTCGCCGCCGCCCTGAGGGGCGCTACAGTTCCGGTCACGACCACAGATACGGATAAGAGCTTATGA
- a CDS encoding EscU/YscU/HrcU family type III secretion system export apparatus switch protein, giving the protein MAMTERVRNIAGTAGSATDDDSRERQRAAMDRRAANARRAADAMKDRQVAIALDHDSGTEEAPRVIAKGYGELAEKILRLAFDNDVKVRKDPDLAQILAAVEVDCEIPVEAFAAVAEILTYVYRANDRLRSGETS; this is encoded by the coding sequence ATGGCCATGACGGAACGGGTTCGAAACATCGCAGGCACCGCCGGCAGCGCGACGGACGACGATAGCCGCGAGCGCCAGCGCGCGGCTATGGATCGGCGTGCCGCCAATGCACGCCGCGCCGCCGATGCCATGAAGGACCGTCAGGTGGCGATCGCGCTCGATCACGATTCCGGAACGGAGGAGGCGCCGCGGGTCATTGCCAAGGGCTATGGTGAGCTCGCGGAGAAGATCCTGCGCCTCGCATTCGACAATGACGTGAAGGTGCGAAAGGATCCGGACCTCGCTCAGATCCTTGCGGCCGTCGAGGTGGATTGCGAAATTCCGGTCGAGGCTTTCGCCGCCGTCGCCGAGATCCTGACCTATGTGTACCGTGCAAACGACCGGCTGAGGTCCGGGGAGACATCATGA
- the fliQ gene encoding flagellar biosynthesis protein FliQ encodes MNEVEAIEIGREAVLTMLTMSTPIMLLGLAIGLIIALFQALTQLQEMTLVFVPKIIIVFAGLIFFLPFMLNTLNAFMQSIADKIISLG; translated from the coding sequence ATGAACGAAGTCGAGGCGATCGAGATCGGCCGCGAGGCGGTCCTGACCATGTTGACGATGTCGACGCCGATCATGCTGCTGGGCCTCGCGATCGGACTGATCATCGCTCTTTTCCAGGCCCTGACCCAGCTGCAGGAGATGACCCTGGTCTTCGTGCCGAAGATCATCATCGTCTTTGCCGGCCTGATCTTCTTTCTACCGTTCATGCTCAATACGCTGAACGCCTTCATGCAGTCGATCGCCGACAAGATCATTTCCCTCGGATAG
- the fliP gene encoding flagellar type III secretion system pore protein FliP (The bacterial flagellar biogenesis protein FliP forms a type III secretion system (T3SS)-type pore required for flagellar assembly.), translated as MSAVPLLRRRSLRIILGALLVSVLSLTAFAPETVAQTLTLDIGEPGGSTTARLIQLVAAITLLSLAPGILVTVTSFTRLVIVFSLLRTALGTQQSPPNLVIVSLALFLTGFIMAPTLEQAWEDGVAPLIAERIDEFEAFERAVAPFRTFMLAQVRDKDLQLFEDIGRVGPAETGANAPLKVLVPAFMISELRRAFEIGFLIYLPFVIIDMVVASILMSMGMMMVPPVIVSLPFKLIFFVLVDGWYLIAGSMVRSFGGG; from the coding sequence ATGAGTGCCGTGCCCCTGCTCCGGCGCCGTTCCCTGCGGATAATTCTCGGCGCCCTGCTCGTCTCTGTGCTTTCGTTGACCGCTTTTGCACCGGAGACGGTCGCCCAGACCCTGACGCTCGATATCGGAGAGCCCGGCGGCTCAACCACGGCGCGCCTGATCCAGCTTGTCGCCGCGATCACGCTGCTCTCGCTCGCCCCGGGCATCCTCGTCACGGTGACGTCCTTCACCCGTCTGGTGATCGTCTTCTCGCTGCTGCGGACCGCGCTCGGAACCCAGCAATCGCCGCCGAACCTGGTGATTGTCAGCCTCGCGCTGTTCCTCACCGGATTCATCATGGCACCGACGCTCGAACAGGCCTGGGAAGACGGCGTTGCCCCCCTGATCGCCGAACGGATCGACGAATTCGAGGCGTTCGAGAGGGCGGTCGCGCCGTTCCGCACCTTCATGCTTGCCCAGGTACGCGACAAGGACCTGCAGCTGTTCGAGGATATCGGGCGGGTCGGGCCGGCTGAGACCGGCGCCAATGCGCCTCTCAAGGTTCTGGTACCGGCCTTCATGATCAGCGAGCTCCGGCGCGCCTTCGAGATCGGCTTCCTGATCTATCTGCCGTTCGTGATCATCGACATGGTCGTGGCCTCGATCCTGATGTCCATGGGCATGATGATGGTGCCGCCGGTGATCGTTTCCCTGCCCTTCAAACTTATCTTCTTCGTGCTGGTCGACGGCTGGTATCTGATCGCCGGCAGCATGGTGCGAAGTTTCGGAGGGGGATAG
- a CDS encoding tetratricopeptide repeat protein: MFRALALFLALMCMSIAFGAEAEAQQVAVSGTSQNGVDSIRFDWPARVGYSAQKFGTTLAVSFDRTVSADFGPVAGGVGNYVSAVSLDSDNRTVLVDLSGNPRFRSRRDGNSVILDFYDRDAPAPPAVAPAAAPAAVPAQPAPPPAAAPSAAAPERAAPPPPPPRGPNQPLLNVRTGAHDRYFRFVFDWTADTPYTVSEQPDRAVLTFSRPAWIDDAELRARLPERFKNFSSDPGATAIAVTIPLQARDGVRHFTTGTRVVLDVVAGAEPSRTGLGAPSDVPVPKAAPTAPVTAEVPPAQATDTAQKVAQQFGLQTLPSPRAPEPAAAPASPAPAAANTEPTTVEGNGAAPGVTGPAPAFSTLEPAKIERESDAFGTATRLQDVDLKALMKDGESLVRSLSAGDAATISGPVIPVTASLDNSIVSVRFEWTQPVAAAVFSRAGYVWVVFGAQAQFDMTALEKADFQLLGAKAQVPVNGGSAVRFPTVEGVNPRVWRDNAVWIVDFRPQNSRPDVPLRVDTQLVSAQGPRVFVHLEDHSPTVIMRDPEIGDQLFVVPVASLSRGVDGLRQFAEFNLLNTAQGLVVQPFADDITIRSLPDGVAITKTGGLTISRAVQQSTDDQVAQRIDGLPPGLPPGRIFDFSNWRKGDIDRFLENKQEIQRRISEATSIARSGPRLELAHFYFAHGLAAEAMGLLRTIEVEDEDLARRPDVKALRGAAQFMLGRFKEAEEDLGERSLNGLSEAELWRGAVKASQGRWPEAVEHFSRAGEIPGGYPRNMATQMALLAAEAAIRAGDFRGAGAFIDVVADGQPTPGEQARLNYLRGRVLYASGDTDTALDFWRSLSQDLDRWARVRSERALIEHGLRNGTLSRTDAIAGLESLRYTWRGDQVEFDLLRELGRLYLEEGEYVEGLSALREAVTFFPENLYADQVAEEMTDAFAKIFTEGESDKMTPIQALSLYDQFRELTPVGARGDEIIQRLADRLVQVDLLDRASILLERQVKFRLQGEDKARVGARLALIRLLDRRPEEALGALDESVAPGLGAELALERKRLRARGEFELGDADGALRLLSGDDSRDADLLRADIFWRTQRWAQAAEVFERLAGRSGRDGRRIDEQAANLILNWAVSLSLSNNLDQLSRIRQVYTQQMDNTPFREAFRLITNKTEGELDDFRTLADRFGEIGRFQAFLSSYRDRLKDKPLSATN; this comes from the coding sequence ATGTTTCGCGCGCTTGCCCTGTTTCTTGCCCTCATGTGCATGTCGATCGCGTTCGGGGCCGAGGCGGAGGCCCAGCAAGTCGCGGTGTCGGGAACCAGTCAGAACGGCGTCGACAGCATCCGCTTCGACTGGCCGGCCCGGGTTGGCTATTCCGCTCAGAAATTCGGTACCACCCTCGCTGTCAGCTTCGACCGCACAGTATCGGCAGATTTTGGGCCTGTTGCGGGCGGTGTCGGCAATTATGTCAGTGCCGTCAGCCTCGATTCCGACAATCGGACGGTCCTGGTGGATCTGTCCGGAAATCCCCGGTTCCGTTCTCGCCGGGACGGAAATTCGGTGATCCTCGATTTCTATGATCGTGACGCGCCGGCGCCGCCTGCTGTGGCTCCGGCTGCTGCTCCGGCTGCCGTGCCCGCACAGCCGGCGCCACCGCCTGCCGCGGCCCCGTCCGCTGCGGCTCCCGAGCGCGCCGCACCGCCGCCACCCCCGCCGCGAGGTCCCAACCAGCCGCTTCTCAATGTCCGCACAGGCGCACACGATCGCTATTTCCGCTTCGTCTTCGACTGGACGGCCGACACGCCCTATACGGTTTCCGAACAGCCTGACCGGGCGGTCCTGACATTTTCCCGTCCGGCCTGGATAGATGACGCCGAGCTGCGTGCGCGGTTGCCCGAGCGCTTCAAGAACTTCTCCTCGGATCCCGGCGCGACTGCGATCGCGGTGACGATACCGCTGCAGGCGCGTGACGGCGTCCGCCACTTCACGACCGGAACCCGGGTCGTGCTGGATGTCGTTGCCGGCGCAGAACCCAGCCGGACAGGCCTCGGCGCTCCGTCCGACGTCCCGGTGCCGAAAGCGGCCCCGACCGCGCCCGTCACCGCCGAGGTTCCGCCGGCACAGGCGACCGATACGGCACAGAAGGTCGCACAGCAGTTTGGCCTTCAGACTCTTCCGTCGCCGCGCGCACCGGAACCCGCCGCGGCGCCGGCGTCTCCAGCTCCTGCTGCCGCGAATACGGAGCCCACGACGGTCGAAGGGAACGGCGCCGCGCCGGGCGTCACGGGACCGGCACCGGCATTCTCTACTCTGGAGCCGGCGAAGATCGAACGGGAGTCGGACGCCTTCGGAACGGCGACGCGGCTCCAGGACGTTGACCTCAAAGCTTTGATGAAAGACGGCGAATCGCTCGTACGAAGCCTCAGCGCGGGAGATGCCGCGACGATCAGCGGGCCCGTCATTCCCGTCACCGCCAGTCTCGACAACAGCATTGTTTCCGTGCGGTTCGAGTGGACCCAGCCGGTGGCCGCAGCGGTCTTTTCCCGGGCGGGCTATGTTTGGGTGGTGTTCGGCGCGCAGGCCCAGTTCGACATGACGGCGCTTGAGAAAGCCGACTTCCAGCTGCTCGGCGCCAAGGCGCAGGTTCCCGTGAACGGCGGATCGGCGGTCCGGTTCCCGACGGTCGAAGGGGTCAACCCGCGAGTCTGGCGCGACAATGCCGTCTGGATTGTCGATTTCCGGCCGCAGAACAGCCGGCCGGATGTTCCGCTACGGGTCGACACCCAGCTTGTCAGTGCGCAGGGACCGCGAGTCTTTGTGCATCTGGAGGATCACAGCCCGACGGTGATCATGCGGGATCCGGAAATCGGCGATCAATTGTTCGTGGTGCCGGTCGCCTCGCTCAGCCGCGGCGTCGACGGGCTTCGTCAATTCGCCGAGTTCAATCTCCTGAACACGGCGCAGGGCCTTGTCGTCCAGCCTTTTGCCGACGATATCACGATCCGCTCTCTGCCCGACGGGGTGGCGATCACCAAGACGGGCGGTCTGACCATTTCGCGCGCGGTGCAGCAGTCGACGGACGATCAGGTGGCACAGCGCATCGACGGTCTGCCGCCGGGACTTCCGCCGGGCCGGATATTCGACTTCAGCAACTGGCGCAAGGGAGATATCGACAGGTTCCTCGAGAACAAACAGGAGATTCAGCGCCGGATCTCCGAGGCGACCAGCATCGCGCGGAGCGGCCCGCGCCTTGAACTGGCGCATTTCTACTTCGCCCACGGCCTTGCCGCCGAGGCCATGGGACTGCTCAGGACGATCGAGGTGGAGGACGAGGATCTCGCCCGGCGGCCGGACGTGAAAGCCTTACGAGGCGCGGCCCAGTTCATGCTCGGCCGGTTCAAGGAGGCGGAGGAGGATCTGGGCGAGCGCAGTCTCAACGGACTGTCTGAAGCCGAGCTCTGGCGCGGTGCGGTCAAGGCGTCGCAGGGACGCTGGCCGGAAGCGGTCGAGCATTTCTCGCGCGCCGGCGAGATTCCCGGAGGCTATCCCCGGAACATGGCGACGCAGATGGCGCTTCTGGCCGCGGAAGCGGCGATCCGCGCGGGTGATTTCCGTGGCGCCGGCGCCTTCATCGACGTGGTCGCCGACGGCCAGCCGACGCCGGGCGAGCAGGCCCGCCTGAACTACCTGCGCGGCAGGGTTCTCTACGCGTCCGGAGATACGGACACGGCGCTCGATTTCTGGCGCAGCCTGTCGCAGGACCTGGATCGCTGGGCCCGCGTCCGTTCCGAACGCGCGCTGATCGAACACGGGCTGCGGAACGGCACGCTCAGCCGCACCGATGCGATCGCCGGGCTCGAAAGCCTCAGATACACCTGGCGCGGGGATCAGGTGGAGTTCGACCTCCTGCGTGAGCTCGGCCGGCTCTATCTGGAGGAAGGCGAATATGTCGAAGGGCTGAGCGCGTTGCGCGAGGCGGTGACCTTCTTCCCGGAGAATCTCTATGCGGATCAGGTGGCGGAGGAGATGACCGACGCCTTCGCGAAGATCTTCACCGAGGGCGAGTCGGACAAGATGACGCCGATCCAGGCGCTCTCTCTCTATGACCAGTTCCGCGAGCTGACCCCCGTCGGCGCGCGCGGCGACGAGATCATCCAGCGTCTGGCGGACCGGCTGGTGCAGGTCGATCTGCTCGACCGGGCCTCGATCCTTCTGGAACGGCAAGTGAAGTTCCGCCTGCAGGGCGAGGACAAGGCCCGGGTCGGTGCACGTCTGGCACTGATCCGGCTGCTGGACCGCCGGCCGGAAGAGGCGCTTGGCGCGCTCGACGAGAGTGTGGCGCCGGGGCTTGGCGCGGAACTCGCTCTCGAGCGCAAGCGTCTGCGCGCCCGAGGCGAGTTCGAGCTCGGCGATGCCGACGGCGCGCTCCGCCTGCTTTCGGGGGACGACAGCCGGGACGCGGATCTGCTGCGTGCCGACATCTTCTGGCGCACGCAGCGCTGGGCCCAGGCGGCCGAGGTCTTCGAACGACTCGCCGGCCGCTCCGGCCGCGACGGCCGCCGGATCGACGAGCAGGCCGCGAACCTAATCCTGAACTGGGCGGTGTCGCTCTCTCTCAGCAACAATCTCGATCAGCTGAGCCGAATCAGGCAGGTCTATACCCAGCAGATGGACAACACGCCGTTCCGCGAGGCCTTCCGGCTGATCACGAACAAGACCGAGGGTGAGCTGGACGATTTCCGCACACTGGCGGACCGGTTCGGCGAAATCGGTCGTTTCCAGGCCTTCCTCAGTTCTTACCGCGATAGGCTGAAAGACAAGCCGCTGAGCGCGACGAACTAG
- the flgC gene encoding flagellar basal body rod protein FlgC, whose product MDLNSAIKISASGMRAQGTRLRVISENVANADSLGSVKGQDPYRRKTIVFENFMNRDVNAEMVRVAKIGRDDSDFELAYEPFHPLADEDGYVRRPNVNSLIEMMDMREAQRTYEANLSSIEMARSMLQRTVDLLRA is encoded by the coding sequence ATGGATCTCAATTCCGCGATCAAGATTTCCGCATCCGGTATGCGGGCCCAGGGAACCCGGCTTCGGGTCATCTCGGAGAACGTGGCGAACGCCGACTCGCTCGGTTCGGTCAAGGGGCAGGATCCGTACCGGCGCAAGACCATCGTGTTCGAGAACTTCATGAACCGCGATGTGAACGCCGAAATGGTGCGGGTCGCCAAGATCGGCCGCGACGATTCGGACTTCGAGCTTGCCTATGAGCCGTTCCATCCGCTCGCCGACGAAGACGGCTATGTCCGCCGGCCGAACGTGAATTCGCTGATCGAGATGATGGACATGCGCGAGGCGCAGCGGACCTACGAGGCGAACCTTTCGTCGATCGAGATGGCGCGCAGCATGCTGCAGCGTACGGTCGACCTGCTGCGGGCCTAG
- a CDS encoding OmpA/MotB family protein: protein MGGATARRNGRRHRDGVSWMVTFVDLVSLLLAFFVLMFSMTTPDAPQWESFTASLRSAFSSENPTRARQSLLPETIKSEDPGLGFDLGYLQKLLRAELARDALLRDAKVAAKGGRLVVSMASDVFFRPGSAALLPSGDGAMFNLAVALSQLDNRIDIVGHTDPRPFVSPTAAFTSNWDLSLARAFSVAEALRKYGYDKPVEVRGAADGKFGDIDPSLGQEERYRQARRVDLVIYKERDRR, encoded by the coding sequence ATGGGCGGGGCAACCGCACGCAGGAACGGCCGCAGGCACAGGGACGGTGTCAGCTGGATGGTGACATTCGTCGATCTCGTCTCGCTGCTGCTTGCCTTCTTCGTTCTCATGTTCTCGATGACGACTCCCGATGCGCCGCAATGGGAATCCTTCACGGCCTCGCTGCGATCCGCTTTCTCGAGCGAGAACCCGACACGGGCGCGGCAGTCCCTCTTGCCGGAGACGATCAAGTCGGAGGATCCGGGATTGGGGTTCGATCTCGGATACCTCCAGAAACTGCTGCGGGCCGAGCTTGCGCGTGACGCGTTGCTCCGGGATGCGAAGGTGGCGGCGAAAGGGGGGCGGCTCGTGGTCTCTATGGCCAGCGATGTGTTCTTCCGTCCAGGTTCCGCTGCGTTGCTGCCGTCGGGGGACGGCGCGATGTTCAATCTCGCGGTCGCGCTCTCGCAGCTCGATAATCGCATCGACATTGTCGGTCACACCGATCCGCGTCCGTTCGTTTCTCCTACGGCGGCGTTCACGTCGAACTGGGATCTGTCGCTCGCGCGGGCATTTTCGGTCGCGGAGGCGTTGCGGAAATACGGCTACGACAAACCGGTAGAGGTTCGGGGTGCCGCAGATGGAAAGTTTGGCGATATCGATCCGTCTCTGGGTCAGGAGGAGCGGTACCGGCAGGCACGGCGCGTAGACCTGGTGATCTACAAGGAGCGGGACCGGAGATGA
- the fliR gene encoding flagellar biosynthetic protein FliR: protein MPLEDFLPTQVYIILLVLARVGGTVMLIPGIGETFVPVQFRMILAIGLSVVVAPLVGNTIPFAPTAPELVRLLFIELVIGLYFGIVARIVLLSLDTAGQVIAMNTGLANAQIFNPALATQGSLPGFFLLNVATLLLLISDLHHLLIRAMIDSYTLFPPGTALPAADFADAISRIIANSFEIAIQIAAPFLVLGLLFYVVMGIMARLMPQLQIFFVALPVQVMMGLVILSLVLGGAMMVFLEYYSESIGRYVIPI, encoded by the coding sequence GTGCCTCTTGAGGATTTTCTCCCGACCCAGGTCTACATCATCCTGCTCGTGCTGGCCCGGGTGGGCGGGACCGTCATGCTGATCCCCGGCATCGGGGAAACCTTCGTCCCGGTTCAGTTCAGGATGATCCTCGCGATCGGGCTCAGCGTCGTCGTGGCACCCTTGGTCGGAAACACGATCCCGTTCGCGCCGACGGCGCCGGAGCTCGTTCGGCTGCTGTTCATCGAACTGGTCATCGGGCTCTATTTCGGCATCGTGGCGAGAATCGTACTGCTGTCGCTCGATACCGCGGGGCAGGTGATTGCGATGAATACCGGCCTCGCCAACGCACAGATCTTCAACCCGGCGCTGGCGACCCAGGGGTCGCTGCCGGGCTTCTTCCTGCTCAATGTCGCGACACTGTTGCTGCTGATCTCGGATCTGCATCACCTGCTGATCCGGGCCATGATCGACAGCTATACCCTGTTTCCGCCCGGTACCGCTTTGCCGGCGGCGGATTTCGCCGATGCGATCTCGCGCATCATCGCGAACAGTTTCGAGATCGCGATCCAGATCGCCGCACCGTTTCTCGTCCTGGGGCTGCTGTTCTATGTCGTGATGGGCATCATGGCCCGCCTGATGCCGCAGCTGCAGATCTTCTTCGTCGCGCTTCCGGTTCAGGTGATGATGGGGCTGGTCATCCTGTCGCTGGTACTTGGCGGCGCGATGATGGTGTTTTTGGAGTATTATTCCGAGAGTATCGGGCGTTACGTCATCCCGATCTGA
- the flgB gene encoding flagellar basal body rod protein FlgB, which yields MAIDNSNLLRMAHQKMNWLSERQSVLSQNIANADSPSYRAQDLTPLDFKRNLQQVTKLPVAKTEGNHISGVLPKSDYRIDERSQKDVYEASPNGNGVVLEEQMIAVQDTKLQYDLALNLYNKQIGMFRTALGSNNR from the coding sequence ATGGCGATCGATAATTCAAACCTGCTGAGAATGGCGCACCAGAAGATGAACTGGCTCTCCGAGCGCCAGTCTGTTCTGTCGCAGAACATCGCCAATGCGGATTCTCCGAGCTACCGGGCGCAGGATCTGACGCCGCTCGATTTCAAGCGCAACCTGCAGCAGGTGACGAAACTTCCGGTCGCCAAGACGGAAGGCAACCATATCAGCGGCGTTCTCCCGAAATCCGACTACCGGATCGACGAGAGGAGCCAGAAGGACGTCTATGAGGCGAGCCCGAACGGCAACGGCGTGGTCCTGGAAGAGCAGATGATCGCCGTGCAGGACACCAAGCTTCAATATGACCTGGCGCTCAACCTCTACAACAAGCAGATCGGGATGTTCCGCACTGCGCTCGGCAGCAACAACCGCTAA
- a CDS encoding protein phosphatase CheZ — MDAVTSVAEAAAEKILTAVEKIDALREGMSEEVSEAVGDAIIEIFEACGFQDLTGQRVGRIHKTLNSVADRVEAVMSHTGHGHAPASSEAKRNRDKHTENVEKSGGEPFSEEGLLNGPQLPSDAKTQEEIDALMDQLDK, encoded by the coding sequence TTGGACGCCGTCACCTCCGTTGCCGAGGCCGCGGCGGAGAAAATCCTGACGGCCGTCGAGAAGATCGACGCATTGCGCGAGGGCATGTCGGAGGAGGTTTCCGAGGCCGTCGGCGATGCCATCATCGAGATTTTCGAGGCGTGTGGCTTCCAGGATCTGACCGGCCAGAGGGTCGGGCGAATCCACAAGACGCTCAACAGCGTCGCCGACCGTGTGGAAGCGGTGATGTCCCATACGGGCCACGGTCACGCTCCCGCTTCATCCGAGGCGAAAAGAAATCGTGACAAACATACGGAAAATGTTGAAAAATCAGGCGGTGAACCGTTCTCAGAAGAGGGTTTGTTGAACGGTCCTCAGCTGCCTTCCGATGCGAAGACCCAGGAAGAAATCGATGCGCTGATGGACCAACTCGACAAGTAA
- a CDS encoding flagellar hook-basal body complex protein FliE translates to MVANIGNALGAAGIGKVPGADESKTASVAGQDFASFVKGAAHDALGTMQTGEQMSMKGIAGEADLTDVVQAVNSADITLRTIVTLRDRMVQAYQEIIRMPI, encoded by the coding sequence ATGGTGGCCAATATCGGAAATGCGCTTGGAGCGGCCGGCATAGGCAAGGTTCCGGGAGCGGATGAGTCCAAGACCGCAAGCGTTGCGGGTCAGGATTTCGCCAGCTTCGTGAAAGGCGCCGCACATGATGCCCTCGGCACGATGCAGACGGGCGAACAGATGTCGATGAAGGGAATCGCCGGCGAGGCGGACCTGACCGATGTGGTGCAGGCGGTGAACAGCGCCGATATCACGCTCCGCACCATCGTCACGCTCCGCGACCGGATGGTGCAGGCCTACCAGGAAATCATCCGGATGCCGATCTGA